DNA from Vibrio japonicus:
GAACCGACAACCTACCTCGACCTGTCTCATCAAATCGAACTGATGGAGCTGATGCGAACAATGAACGAGCAAGGTAAAACCGTGATTGTGGTGCTGCATGATTTAAACCAAGCATGCCGCTATTGTGACCATTTGGTGGTGCTCAAAAAAGGCCAGTTAATGGCACAGGGCTCACCTGAAGATGTGTTTACTGAACAGCTACTGCAAGAGGTATTCGACCTTGATGCCGTGGTCATCAATGACCCGATTGCCAGTAGTCCTATGTGTATTGCTAAATAAATCACTCGGGGGAGCTCACGATCTTCCTTGAGTGCGGTGTGGGTGAAGCGTATCGAATGGAATAAGGAACTGGAATAAGAGTGGTTCGACTTGGCACCTGTCAGTGGAGATAAAGCAGGTGCCAACAACTTGATTATTCTGCTTGCGCTTCTAATTCAAGAATAGAGTTTTTGATGGATTCTGGCAGCGTCGCTTTGCGGTTGTTTTTGAAATCAAACATGACGCCTGTTGCTTTGCCAACAGTGCTCACTTTGCCAAGTTTTTTGCTGACGATACAGTATTCCATCGTGAAGCGGTCTTCTTGAATATCCGTCACTTTAGAGCCGACGAGTAGTGTGTCTGGGTAAGTGATCGGCAATTTGTAGCGACAAGTCGTTTCGCTCAAGACTGGACCAATGTGGCTGTCAGCGAGGTTTACTAGCAGATTGATCGCACTGAAATACTCCAGTCTCGCGGTTTCAAAATAGCGAAAATAAACCACGTTATTTACGTGTTGCAGGGCATCCATTTCACCCCATGCAACAGGGATTTCGGTAATCACCGGAAACCCTTTCAGCAAGCTTTCCATAATTCTTCCTTGGTTGATGTAGAAGCTGAGTTTTTATTCTAAGTACAAAAATCATCTTGTGGGTAAAATGTTATAGAAATGTGATCTTCAAATAAAAACAGACATCATGGCTGGGTGAATACAAAGCTCAGCCTTCACCACTAAGGGAAGTGGTGTTGTCCAAATGCAAAGTGAAAAGGCGAGGTTAATTGAGAAATGGTGGGGTTACGGGCTGTCGCTCACTTCCCACATTTTCAGTACGTGGCTGGTATCGGTACAGCGGCCCATTAAGATCTGATATTTGGGATCGTAGGGATCGCCAATGTACGTAGTGCGGATCAGTTCGCTGCTTTTAAGATCCACCTGCGTGACCGTACGGCCGACAAAATTCTGGAAAATGGCAAATTGGTGGCTCTTGTAGACCATCTGTTCCTTGTAAAACCAAAAATTATCGGCGGTATTGAGTAAATGGCATTTCAACGGAAGCGCAGCAGCATCGACAGTCGGCGAGGGCGTAGAAAGCAGCAGTGCGTAAAGAATGAGAGTGTTCATGTGGCCTTCCTCTTACCACCTTTTATATTAAGTTAATTATAGATAGCACGCGGTGCTTTGCAGATTTGAGCGGAGAATTAGTAACAATTGGATACGACTTTGTCGTGAAAGGTGGCGTAAAAGTTTGAATTAACTCGAAACTGTTTTGCAACGTTTGCAGTAGACTGCCACTTTTATTGATAGAAAAATAGTTATGAGCTACGAAACTAAGTTAGACAAAGCGGTGGATGAACTGGAACGCGCGGGGATTCGTTCTTCAAGCCACCATGCTTTCTCCCACCGATTCTTGCGTAAGCTGGGCATTCAGGTTCGCCCTTCCTATTACGAGCCTATTTGGCGCAACTTCTTGGTGTTAAGTGCCGAGTTCTTTGTGTTGTTCTTCGCCTTTAGTGTGATTTTCCGCTACGACCCACCGACGGACACCTACTTAACGTTGGCGAATGAGGTGATGCTGGGTACAAGCGCTTACGCATTGTTGATGTGCTTGTATTACATCTTTATGGCGCGACGCTGCAACTTAACCCCATGGAATAAGCTCTAACCCGTCCTTTTATTCTTATCTTCTCTCGCATCACATACCTGCTTTTAGTTAATTAAGCGCAGGTTGCGATAGATGAACTAGGGCAAGGACATTGAGATGCGCTGAGCTGTTTCCTGTAAGGCGGGAACAAATTCATTGATCATCCGTTCTACCGAGGTTTTGCTGGAGTGGCAGCTGACGTTCAAGGTCAGTCTGAGTTTACCATTGCGGTTAAACACAGGGACAGCTACGGAACGTAGGCCTAGCTCAAGTTCCTGGTCATTGATGGCGTACCCCTGCTCACGGACATTGGCAATCTCTGCCTTGAGATCACTGTGCGACGTCAGCGTATACGGTGTCAACTTTACAAGATTCGACTGCTCGAGCAATTGGTCCAATTCGACTTCTGGTAGTGCAGACAGCAGCACTCGTCCCATCGACGTTGCGTACGCCGGAAGTCTGGCACCGATCTGTAAGTTGAAAGCCATAAGAGGGCGGACGGGGATCCGAGCGATATAAACGATGTTTTCGCCCTCGAGTACGGCGGCCGAACTAGACTCTCCAAGCTGTTGGGTGAGCAGTTCCAACTGTGTAGATACTGTACCGCCTACATCCAGTGTGGAGAGGTAAGAGTATCCTAGCTCAAGAACTTTCGCGGTCAGAGAGAACCTATTGCCGTCGGTTTCAACGTAGCCGAGTTTTAGCATGGTCAGTAAGAAGCGCCTTGCCGATGCTCTGGATAGGTCGTTCTTTTTTGCTACCTCTGTGAGAGTCATACTCATCGAATTAGGCTCGAATGAACGGATTACGTTGAGTCCTTTAGCGAACGTAGTCAGAAAATCTTTATCAGAAGTGCCATGTTCCATTTTAATACATCCAACACCGAATAATTGTGCGATTATCGCACTGTAGAAAAAGACAATCAATGTCTGTAAAGAAGGAAAAATGGTTGTTGTATCCATGAAAAAGCAGGCATCACCGTCATTGCGGCGATGCCTGCATATTTCAAATTAATACATGTTTGTTAGGAGTATTTTGCTAAACAACACAGGATCTTCTACCGATGGGACGTGACCGATACCATCGAGAATAATAGGTGCATCCGCGTTGCTTAGGTCAGCCAGTTGTTGAAGCGACTGAGGAGGGGTGGCTACATCATCCGAGCCTCCGACTAAGACTAACTGCACTTCTTTGTTCAACGGTTTCTGACGAAAATCGGTTTGTCCGAGCATTTCACACAGTAGCGCATAACTGCGGTTATCGCACTCAGCGAGCTTGTGTTTCCATGCGTCAATCAGGCCTGGCTGTTGTCGGCAAGCCAGTTGACCGAACCAACGCGGCACAATTTGCTCCGCCATCAAGCCTAGCCCTTTGTCGAGTACATCTGTGGAGCGAGTCTGCCAGTTTTCTGGGGTTCCGATCACTGCGCCTGTATTGGTCAGCACCGCTGAAATTAAGCGGTCACTGTGGTTGATCAGTAGCTGCTGCCCAATAACGCCACCAATGGATGTACCGACAAAATGAAAACGCTCTTCCCCGACTTGGTCGGCCAGCGCAAGCACTTCTCCTGCCAAGTCATCAGGCATGATTTCTGTCGCATCTTCAGCCAGAGCCTCACTTTTTCCATGACCGGGAAGATCCCAAGTCACGACTTTAAAGCTAGGGATGAGGTAAGGCAAAACCCCTTCCCAGACGGTTTGATTCATGCCAAGAGGGTGCGCCAATATCAGTAGCGGTTTCCCTTCTTCTCCATGGCTATGGTAGCAGATAGCGCGACCTTGATAGCTCATAAAACCCATGCGATCTCCTTGCTTAAGCTCGTTCGATAAGTGTCGCGATACCTTGTCCAACGCCAACACACATAGTACATAGGGCGTAACGTCCACCCGTTCGTTGTAATTGGTATGCGGCTGTCATCAGTAAACGAGCACCTGACATGCCTAGAGGATGGCCCAAAGCAATCGCGCCGCCATTCGGGTTAACTCTAGGGTCGTCGTCGGCAACGCCTAACTCTCTCAACACTGCTAGCCCTTGAGCTGCAAATGCTTCATTCAGTTCGATAACATCTATATCTTGAATGCTTATTCTGTGCTTCTCCAGCAATTTTTTCACCGCTGGCACTGGGCCAATGCCCATCACTCTAGGTTCCACGCCCGCTGTTGCCATCCCCAATATTTTGGCTACCGGCGTTAGGCCATGTTGATTGACCGATTCCTCATTGGCAACGAGCATCGCCGCTGCACCGTCATTTACACCCGAGGCATTGCCTGCGGTTACACTCCCGCCTTCTCTGAATGGGGCTGGCAGCGAAGCGAGCTTTTCCAACGTGCTTGGTCGTGGGTGTTCATCGGTATCGAATATCAACGGTTCTTGTCGTTTGCGCGGAATAACGATTGGCACGATCTCTTGTGCAAAAATCTGTTCAGCCTGTGCTTTTTGGACTTTTTGCTGTGACAGAAAAGCAAAACGATCCTGATCTTCACGTGAAACATTATAGGTTTCAGCGACATTTTCCGCCGTCTCAGGCATGGAGTCGACACCGTATAATTCTTTCATTAATGGGTTAACGAAGCGCCAACCAATCGTGGTGTCTTCAATTTTTTGGTTTCGTGAGAACGGGCTGTCGGCTTTCCCCATAACATAAGGTGCTCGTGACATTGATTCCACACCACCAGCCAGTACCAAATCCATCTCACCCGCTTTGATAGCGCGAAAAGCAGTACCGACCGCGTCCATGCCTGATCCACATAGTCGGTTAATTGTGGTACCTGGAACGGATGTCGGTAAGCCGGCTAACAGAGACGACATACGTGCAACATTTCGGTTGTCTTCGCCTGCTTGGTTAGCCGAGCCCATGATGACCTCATCGATGGCTGCAGGATCCAGGTTGGGTGCTTGTTCTAAGACAGCTTTAAAAACTTGGGCTGCAAGATCATCAGGGCGAACACTCGATAATGTGCCACCGAAACGACCGATAGCGGAACGACGCGGGTTACAAAGATAAACAGTAGTCATAGCATTTCTCACTCTTGGTTAGCATGTTGACGCTGCGTTCTTTCTTTCAGCTCGCGTAACACTTTTAGTTCAAGGTCACTTGGTTCTGGCGTGGTTTCAAGATTATCTGAAAATTGAATATCCCAACCGGTTGCGTCGATCACGTCCTCGCGTGTCACACCAGGGTGTAGCGACACCACGACCAATTCCTTGGTTGAAGGATCAGGGCGAAGGATACATAAGTCAGTGATGACAACAGTCGGGCCTTTGCCCAGATTAGGAACATTGTCTCTTGCCTTACCATCACGGCCGAATCCAACGGTAGTGATGAAATCAACATCTTTCACAAAGGTACGTTTTGAATGCTTAACAGTAATGAAGACTTCTTTTGCATTCGTCGCAATTTCTGGTGCGCCGCCACCGCCTGGTAGGCGAACTTTTGGCTCACGGTAATCACCAACTAGCGTTGTGTTTAGGTTGGCAAAGCGATCGATTTGTGCCGTACCTAAAAAACCTACGCTGATGTGTCCACCTTGTAACCAGTAACG
Protein-coding regions in this window:
- a CDS encoding IclR family transcriptional regulator domain-containing protein — encoded protein: MEHGTSDKDFLTTFAKGLNVIRSFEPNSMSMTLTEVAKKNDLSRASARRFLLTMLKLGYVETDGNRFSLTAKVLELGYSYLSTLDVGGTVSTQLELLTQQLGESSSAAVLEGENIVYIARIPVRPLMAFNLQIGARLPAYATSMGRVLLSALPEVELDQLLEQSNLVKLTPYTLTSHSDLKAEIANVREQGYAINDQELELGLRSVAVPVFNRNGKLRLTLNVSCHSSKTSVERMINEFVPALQETAQRISMSLP
- a CDS encoding acyl-CoA thioesterase — translated: MESLLKGFPVITEIPVAWGEMDALQHVNNVVYFRYFETARLEYFSAINLLVNLADSHIGPVLSETTCRYKLPITYPDTLLVGSKVTDIQEDRFTMEYCIVSKKLGKVSTVGKATGVMFDFKNNRKATLPESIKNSILELEAQAE
- a CDS encoding alpha/beta hydrolase encodes the protein MGFMSYQGRAICYHSHGEEGKPLLILAHPLGMNQTVWEGVLPYLIPSFKVVTWDLPGHGKSEALAEDATEIMPDDLAGEVLALADQVGEERFHFVGTSIGGVIGQQLLINHSDRLISAVLTNTGAVIGTPENWQTRSTDVLDKGLGLMAEQIVPRWFGQLACRQQPGLIDAWKHKLAECDNRSYALLCEMLGQTDFRQKPLNKEVQLVLVGGSDDVATPPQSLQQLADLSNADAPIILDGIGHVPSVEDPVLFSKILLTNMY
- the pcaF gene encoding 3-oxoadipyl-CoA thiolase, translated to MTTVYLCNPRRSAIGRFGGTLSSVRPDDLAAQVFKAVLEQAPNLDPAAIDEVIMGSANQAGEDNRNVARMSSLLAGLPTSVPGTTINRLCGSGMDAVGTAFRAIKAGEMDLVLAGGVESMSRAPYVMGKADSPFSRNQKIEDTTIGWRFVNPLMKELYGVDSMPETAENVAETYNVSREDQDRFAFLSQQKVQKAQAEQIFAQEIVPIVIPRKRQEPLIFDTDEHPRPSTLEKLASLPAPFREGGSVTAGNASGVNDGAAAMLVANEESVNQHGLTPVAKILGMATAGVEPRVMGIGPVPAVKKLLEKHRISIQDIDVIELNEAFAAQGLAVLRELGVADDDPRVNPNGGAIALGHPLGMSGARLLMTAAYQLQRTGGRYALCTMCVGVGQGIATLIERA
- a CDS encoding CoA-transferase subunit beta, with amino-acid sequence MSFEYTSSEMMSITAARALTDNMTCFVGIGLPSEAANLARLTHAPNITLIYESGTLQTKPNVLPLSIGDGELCHSALSTVSVPEMFRYWLQGGHISVGFLGTAQIDRFANLNTTLVGDYREPKVRLPGGGGAPEIATNAKEVFITVKHSKRTFVKDVDFITTVGFGRDGKARDNVPNLGKGPTVVITDLCILRPDPSTKELVVVSLHPGVTREDVIDATGWDIQFSDNLETTPEPSDLELKVLRELKERTQRQHANQE
- a CDS encoding DUF6404 family protein, yielding MSYETKLDKAVDELERAGIRSSSHHAFSHRFLRKLGIQVRPSYYEPIWRNFLVLSAEFFVLFFAFSVIFRYDPPTDTYLTLANEVMLGTSAYALLMCLYYIFMARRCNLTPWNKL